In Cucurbita pepo subsp. pepo cultivar mu-cu-16 chromosome LG04, ASM280686v2, whole genome shotgun sequence, the following are encoded in one genomic region:
- the LOC111793894 gene encoding phosphatidylinositol N-acetylglucosaminyltransferase subunit A isoform X1, translating to MMGDQRSHRILMVSDFFYPNFGGVESHIYYLSQCLLKLGHKVVVMTHAYGNRSGVRYMTGGLKVYYVPWKPFVMQNTLPTFYGTLPIVRTILIREKITLVHGHQAFSTLCHEALMHARTMGYKVVFTDHSLYGFADVGSIHMNKVLQFTLADVTEAICVSHTSKENTVLRSGLPPERVFVVPNAVDTAMFKPALNRLSTSEIIIVVVSRLVYRKGADLLVEVIPEVCRMFANVRFIIGGDGPKRVRLEEMREKHGLQDRVEMLGAVPHARVRSVLISGHIFLNSSLTEAFCIAILEAASCGLLTVSTRVGGVPEVLPDDMVVLAEPDPGDMVQAIKKAITILPKIDPQEMHNRMKKLYDWHDVAKRTVIVYDYAVKSSDQNLLERLSRYLSCGSWAGKLFCLVMIIDFLLWYLLKLWQPDENIEVVPDFTLTCNRDQGPMHDTEEERKGLK from the exons ATGATGGGGGATCAAAGAAGTCACAGAATTCTGATGGtctctgattttttttatcccaACTTTGGCGGTGTGGAAAGCCACATTTATTATCTCTCACAATGTCTGTTGAAACTCGGTCACAAG GTTGTGGTGATGACTCATGCTTATGGAAATCGTAGCGGTGTGAGATACATGACAGGAGGCCTAAAAGTGTATTATGTACCGTGGAAACCGTTTGTGATGCAAAATACATTGCCAACTTTCTACGGGACCCTTCCAATAGTTAGGACAATCTTGATTCGAGAAAAAATTACACTAGTGCATGGACACCAGGCCTTTTCAACTCTTTGTCATGAAGCTTTGATGCATGCAAGAACCATGGGATACAAGGTTGTATTTACCGATCATTCGCTCTATGGTTTTGCTGATGTGGGAAGCATCCATATGAACAAAGTATTGCAATTTACTTTAGCAGATGTTACTGAGGCTATATGTGTTTCACATACTAGTAAGGAGAACACAGTTCTACGATCAGGTTTGCCACCAGAAAGAGTTTTTGTAGTACCTAATGCTGTCGATACTGCTATGTTTAAGCCTGCTTTGAACCGACTTAGTACAAGTGAGATTATCATTGTGGTTGTAAGTCGATTAGTTTATCGCAAAGGGGCAGATTTGCTTGTTGAAGTCATTCCCGAAGTCTGTCGCATGTTTGCTAAT GTGCGATTCATTATTGGAGGAGATGGACCAAAACGTGTGCGGCTAGAAGAGATGAGGGAAAAGCATGGTCTTCAAGATCGAGTTGAGATGTTGGGAGCTGTTCCACATGCTCGAGTTCGATCAGTCCTTATATCTGGccatatatttctaaatag TTCTTTAACGGAAGCTTTTTGCATAGCCATATTAGAGGCTGCTAGTTGTGGATTATTAACTGTTAGTACGCGTGTTGGAGGCGTGCCTGAG GTTCTACCAGATGACATGGTTGTACTCGCAGAACCAGATCCCGGTGATATGGTACAAGCTATTAAGAAGGCAATTACCATACTTCCTAAGATTGACCCACAAGAAATGCATAATCGT ATGAAGAAATTGTATGATTGGCATGATGTTGCAAAGAGGACAGTTATTGTATATGACTATGCTGTGAAAAGCTCGGATCAAAATCTTCTTGAACGACTCTCGAG GTATCTCTCGTGTGGATCGTGGGCAGGAAAGCTTTTTTGTTTAGTGATGATCATCGACTTTTTGCTATGGTATCTTTTGAAACTGTGGCAG CCTGATGAGAACATTGAGGTGGTGCCCGATTTTACATTGACGTGCAATCGGGATCAGGGGCCAATGCATGACacggaagaagaaagaaagggcCTGAAATAA
- the LOC111793894 gene encoding phosphatidylinositol N-acetylglucosaminyltransferase subunit A isoform X3 — MTGGLKVYYVPWKPFVMQNTLPTFYGTLPIVRTILIREKITLVHGHQAFSTLCHEALMHARTMGYKVVFTDHSLYGFADVGSIHMNKVLQFTLADVTEAICVSHTSKENTVLRSGLPPERVFVVPNAVDTAMFKPALNRLSTSEIIIVVVSRLVYRKGADLLVEVIPEVCRMFANVRFIIGGDGPKRVRLEEMREKHGLQDRVEMLGAVPHARVRSVLISGHIFLNSSLTEAFCIAILEAASCGLLTVSTRVGGVPEVLPDDMVVLAEPDPGDMVQAIKKAITILPKIDPQEMHNRMKKLYDWHDVAKRTVIVYDYAVKSSDQNLLERLSRYLSCGSWAGKLFCLVMIIDFLLWYLLKLWQPDENIEVVPDFTLTCNRDQGPMHDTEEERKGLK, encoded by the exons ATGACAGGAGGCCTAAAAGTGTATTATGTACCGTGGAAACCGTTTGTGATGCAAAATACATTGCCAACTTTCTACGGGACCCTTCCAATAGTTAGGACAATCTTGATTCGAGAAAAAATTACACTAGTGCATGGACACCAGGCCTTTTCAACTCTTTGTCATGAAGCTTTGATGCATGCAAGAACCATGGGATACAAGGTTGTATTTACCGATCATTCGCTCTATGGTTTTGCTGATGTGGGAAGCATCCATATGAACAAAGTATTGCAATTTACTTTAGCAGATGTTACTGAGGCTATATGTGTTTCACATACTAGTAAGGAGAACACAGTTCTACGATCAGGTTTGCCACCAGAAAGAGTTTTTGTAGTACCTAATGCTGTCGATACTGCTATGTTTAAGCCTGCTTTGAACCGACTTAGTACAAGTGAGATTATCATTGTGGTTGTAAGTCGATTAGTTTATCGCAAAGGGGCAGATTTGCTTGTTGAAGTCATTCCCGAAGTCTGTCGCATGTTTGCTAAT GTGCGATTCATTATTGGAGGAGATGGACCAAAACGTGTGCGGCTAGAAGAGATGAGGGAAAAGCATGGTCTTCAAGATCGAGTTGAGATGTTGGGAGCTGTTCCACATGCTCGAGTTCGATCAGTCCTTATATCTGGccatatatttctaaatag TTCTTTAACGGAAGCTTTTTGCATAGCCATATTAGAGGCTGCTAGTTGTGGATTATTAACTGTTAGTACGCGTGTTGGAGGCGTGCCTGAG GTTCTACCAGATGACATGGTTGTACTCGCAGAACCAGATCCCGGTGATATGGTACAAGCTATTAAGAAGGCAATTACCATACTTCCTAAGATTGACCCACAAGAAATGCATAATCGT ATGAAGAAATTGTATGATTGGCATGATGTTGCAAAGAGGACAGTTATTGTATATGACTATGCTGTGAAAAGCTCGGATCAAAATCTTCTTGAACGACTCTCGAG GTATCTCTCGTGTGGATCGTGGGCAGGAAAGCTTTTTTGTTTAGTGATGATCATCGACTTTTTGCTATGGTATCTTTTGAAACTGTGGCAG CCTGATGAGAACATTGAGGTGGTGCCCGATTTTACATTGACGTGCAATCGGGATCAGGGGCCAATGCATGACacggaagaagaaagaaagggcCTGAAATAA
- the LOC111793116 gene encoding protein EMSY-LIKE 3-like isoform X2, whose product MEYELSDSSGTDDDLPPPHQNRFQRGGLPAGNGRSAPVNSSTLPRMVGDMEMQIHHIEQEAYSSVLRAFKAQSDAITWEKESLITELRKELRVSDEEHRKLLSRVNADDVIKRIREWRTANGLQPGKLNADQPMADPVPSPTASASRKKQKTSQASLSQGAPTPAIPTGTQPSSSAMRRGPPPGARTTKTKASMHTGLTGSGQVNNRGSLGAFVSNENAEGTAEPLIGRKVWTRWPEDNSFYEAVITDYNHAEGRHALVYDINTAHETWEWVNLKEISPEDIRWEREDSVVSRSGARPGHGRGNKKSMTRGGAVAAGGRGRGTTKGQSRKDLPVSQNGSRKQAMGDIEILHTDTLIKEVEKVFGANHPDPMEIEKAKKVLKDHEQSLVDAIARLEDASDGESDGREPYSQGQSMVRV is encoded by the exons ATGGAGTATGAACTTTCGGATAGCAGTG GAACAGATGATGAccttcctcctcctcatcAAAATAGATTTCAAAGAGGTGGGCTTCCTGCTGGGAATGGAAGATCTGCACCAGTAAATTCTTCTACATTACCCAGGATGGTCGGCGATATGGAAATGCAGATCCACCACATCGAGCAGGAAGCATATAGTTCAGTCCTGCGTGCTTTTAAGGCTCAATCCGATGCAATTACATGG GAGAAGGAAAGTTTAATAACAGAATTAAGAAAGGAGTTGAGAGTATCAGATGAAGAACACAGAAAACTTTTATCTCGGGTAAATGCAGATGATGTCATCAAAAGGATAAG GGAATGGAGAACAGCAAATGGGCTCCAACCTGGAAAGCTCAATGCTGATCAACCCATGGCGGATCCCGTACCCAGCCCCACTGCTTCAGCATCACGGAAGAAACAGAAAACATCCCAAGCTTCCCTGTCCCAAGGTGCACCTACTCCTGCAATACCTACTGGTACACAACCATCTTCATCAGCCATGAGACGTGGTCCTCCCCCTGGTGCTAGGACTACAAAGACGAAAGCA TCCATGCATACAGGTCTTACTGGAAGTGGCCAAGTGAATAATCGAGGTTCTTTAGGGGCGTttgtttcaaatgaaaatgCTGAAGGAACAGCCGAACCATTAATTGGACGGAAAGTTTGGACTAGATGGCCTGAAGACAACAGCTTCTATGAGGCTGTTATAACTGATTATAACCATGCTGAG GGTCGTCATGCTTTGGTTTATGATATTAATACAGCACACGAGACATGGGAATGGGTCAATCTTAAAGAG ATATCCCCTGAAGATATTAGGTGGGAACGAGAAGATTCTGTAGTATCTCGCAGTGGTGCTCGCCCTGGACATGGGAGGGGCAATAAGAAGTCCATGACACGAGGCGGTGCAGTGGCTGCTGGTGGAAGGGGCAGAGGGACTACAAAGGGTCAATCTAGGAAAGACTTACCTGTATCTCAAAATGGATCTCGGAAGCAGGCTATGGGTGATATTGAAATACTTCACACCGACACGCTGATTAAGGAG GTGGAAAAGGTATTTGGTGCTAATCATCCAGATCCCATGGAGATTGAAAAGGCTAAGAAAGTGCTGAAA GACCACGAACAATCCCTTGTCGACGCAATTGCAAGGCTTGAAGATGCATCGGACGGTGAGAGTG ATGGAAGAGAACCATATTCTCAAGGACAATCAATGGTTCGTGTATGA
- the LOC111793116 gene encoding protein EMSY-LIKE 3-like isoform X1: protein MEYELSDSSGTDDDLPPPHQNRFQRGGLPAGNGRSAPVNSSTLPRMVGDMEMQIHHIEQEAYSSVLRAFKAQSDAITWEKESLITELRKELRVSDEEHRKLLSRVNADDVIKRIREWRTANGLQPGKLNADQPMADPVPSPTASASRKKQKTSQASLSQGAPTPAIPTGTQPSSSAMRRGPPPGARTTKTKASMHTGLTGSGQVNNRGSLGAFVSNENAEGTAEPLIGRKVWTRWPEDNSFYEAVITDYNHAEGRHALVYDINTAHETWEWVNLKEISPEDIRWEREDSVVSRSGARPGHGRGNKKSMTRGGAVAAGGRGRGTTKGQSRKDLPVSQNGSRKQAMGDIEILHTDTLIKEVEKVFGANHPDPMEIEKAKKVLKDHEQSLVDAIARLEDASDGESADGREPYSQGQSMVRV, encoded by the exons ATGGAGTATGAACTTTCGGATAGCAGTG GAACAGATGATGAccttcctcctcctcatcAAAATAGATTTCAAAGAGGTGGGCTTCCTGCTGGGAATGGAAGATCTGCACCAGTAAATTCTTCTACATTACCCAGGATGGTCGGCGATATGGAAATGCAGATCCACCACATCGAGCAGGAAGCATATAGTTCAGTCCTGCGTGCTTTTAAGGCTCAATCCGATGCAATTACATGG GAGAAGGAAAGTTTAATAACAGAATTAAGAAAGGAGTTGAGAGTATCAGATGAAGAACACAGAAAACTTTTATCTCGGGTAAATGCAGATGATGTCATCAAAAGGATAAG GGAATGGAGAACAGCAAATGGGCTCCAACCTGGAAAGCTCAATGCTGATCAACCCATGGCGGATCCCGTACCCAGCCCCACTGCTTCAGCATCACGGAAGAAACAGAAAACATCCCAAGCTTCCCTGTCCCAAGGTGCACCTACTCCTGCAATACCTACTGGTACACAACCATCTTCATCAGCCATGAGACGTGGTCCTCCCCCTGGTGCTAGGACTACAAAGACGAAAGCA TCCATGCATACAGGTCTTACTGGAAGTGGCCAAGTGAATAATCGAGGTTCTTTAGGGGCGTttgtttcaaatgaaaatgCTGAAGGAACAGCCGAACCATTAATTGGACGGAAAGTTTGGACTAGATGGCCTGAAGACAACAGCTTCTATGAGGCTGTTATAACTGATTATAACCATGCTGAG GGTCGTCATGCTTTGGTTTATGATATTAATACAGCACACGAGACATGGGAATGGGTCAATCTTAAAGAG ATATCCCCTGAAGATATTAGGTGGGAACGAGAAGATTCTGTAGTATCTCGCAGTGGTGCTCGCCCTGGACATGGGAGGGGCAATAAGAAGTCCATGACACGAGGCGGTGCAGTGGCTGCTGGTGGAAGGGGCAGAGGGACTACAAAGGGTCAATCTAGGAAAGACTTACCTGTATCTCAAAATGGATCTCGGAAGCAGGCTATGGGTGATATTGAAATACTTCACACCGACACGCTGATTAAGGAG GTGGAAAAGGTATTTGGTGCTAATCATCCAGATCCCATGGAGATTGAAAAGGCTAAGAAAGTGCTGAAA GACCACGAACAATCCCTTGTCGACGCAATTGCAAGGCTTGAAGATGCATCGGACGGTGAGAGTG CAGATGGAAGAGAACCATATTCTCAAGGACAATCAATGGTTCGTGTATGA
- the LOC111793894 gene encoding phosphatidylinositol N-acetylglucosaminyltransferase subunit A isoform X2, whose product MTHAYGNRSGVRYMTGGLKVYYVPWKPFVMQNTLPTFYGTLPIVRTILIREKITLVHGHQAFSTLCHEALMHARTMGYKVVFTDHSLYGFADVGSIHMNKVLQFTLADVTEAICVSHTSKENTVLRSGLPPERVFVVPNAVDTAMFKPALNRLSTSEIIIVVVSRLVYRKGADLLVEVIPEVCRMFANVRFIIGGDGPKRVRLEEMREKHGLQDRVEMLGAVPHARVRSVLISGHIFLNSSLTEAFCIAILEAASCGLLTVSTRVGGVPEVLPDDMVVLAEPDPGDMVQAIKKAITILPKIDPQEMHNRMKKLYDWHDVAKRTVIVYDYAVKSSDQNLLERLSRYLSCGSWAGKLFCLVMIIDFLLWYLLKLWQPDENIEVVPDFTLTCNRDQGPMHDTEEERKGLK is encoded by the exons ATGACTCATGCTTATGGAAATCGTAGCGGTGTGAGATACATGACAGGAGGCCTAAAAGTGTATTATGTACCGTGGAAACCGTTTGTGATGCAAAATACATTGCCAACTTTCTACGGGACCCTTCCAATAGTTAGGACAATCTTGATTCGAGAAAAAATTACACTAGTGCATGGACACCAGGCCTTTTCAACTCTTTGTCATGAAGCTTTGATGCATGCAAGAACCATGGGATACAAGGTTGTATTTACCGATCATTCGCTCTATGGTTTTGCTGATGTGGGAAGCATCCATATGAACAAAGTATTGCAATTTACTTTAGCAGATGTTACTGAGGCTATATGTGTTTCACATACTAGTAAGGAGAACACAGTTCTACGATCAGGTTTGCCACCAGAAAGAGTTTTTGTAGTACCTAATGCTGTCGATACTGCTATGTTTAAGCCTGCTTTGAACCGACTTAGTACAAGTGAGATTATCATTGTGGTTGTAAGTCGATTAGTTTATCGCAAAGGGGCAGATTTGCTTGTTGAAGTCATTCCCGAAGTCTGTCGCATGTTTGCTAAT GTGCGATTCATTATTGGAGGAGATGGACCAAAACGTGTGCGGCTAGAAGAGATGAGGGAAAAGCATGGTCTTCAAGATCGAGTTGAGATGTTGGGAGCTGTTCCACATGCTCGAGTTCGATCAGTCCTTATATCTGGccatatatttctaaatag TTCTTTAACGGAAGCTTTTTGCATAGCCATATTAGAGGCTGCTAGTTGTGGATTATTAACTGTTAGTACGCGTGTTGGAGGCGTGCCTGAG GTTCTACCAGATGACATGGTTGTACTCGCAGAACCAGATCCCGGTGATATGGTACAAGCTATTAAGAAGGCAATTACCATACTTCCTAAGATTGACCCACAAGAAATGCATAATCGT ATGAAGAAATTGTATGATTGGCATGATGTTGCAAAGAGGACAGTTATTGTATATGACTATGCTGTGAAAAGCTCGGATCAAAATCTTCTTGAACGACTCTCGAG GTATCTCTCGTGTGGATCGTGGGCAGGAAAGCTTTTTTGTTTAGTGATGATCATCGACTTTTTGCTATGGTATCTTTTGAAACTGTGGCAG CCTGATGAGAACATTGAGGTGGTGCCCGATTTTACATTGACGTGCAATCGGGATCAGGGGCCAATGCATGACacggaagaagaaagaaagggcCTGAAATAA
- the LOC111793117 gene encoding uncharacterized protein LOC111793117, with translation MANCTVESCKVETSDGVKLHTRVFKPTDEEDRENLVVVLVHPYSVLGGCQGLLRGIAGGLADRGFRAVTFDMRGAGKSSGRPSLTGFAEIKDVTAVCNWVCANLSVNRILLVGSSAGAPIAGSSVDLIEQVVGYVSLGYPFGLTASILFGRHHKAILQSPKPKLFVMGTRDGFTSVKQLQNKLKSAAGRVETHLIEGVSHFEMEGPAYDAQMVNLILSFISSL, from the exons ATGGCGAACTGCACCGTCGAGTCTTGTAAAGTCGAGACCAGTGATGGAGTCAAGCTCCACACGAGGGTTTTCAAGCCAACAGATGAGGAAGATAGGGAAAATCTGGTGGTTGTTTTGGTCCATCCCTACTCGGTTTTGGGTGGTTGTCAAGGCCTTTTGAGAGGAATTGCTGGTGGCTTAGCGGACAGGGGTTTTAGAGCTGTGACTTTTGATATGAGAGGTGCTGGGAAATCGTCTGGTAGGCCTTCTTTGACTGGATTCGCAGAAATTAAGGATGTCACTGCTGTTTGCAACTGGGTTTGTGCGAATTTGTCTGTTAATCGAATCTTGTTGGTGGGTTCATCTGCAg GCGCCCCCATTGCAGGCTCATCTGTGGATTTGATAGAACAAGTGGTAGGCTATGTAAGCCTTGGCTATCCCTTTGGCCTAACTGCCTCAATTCTTTTTGGAAGACACCACAAAGCCATTTTACAGTCTCCGAAACCGAAGCTTTTCGTGATGGGCACACGGGACGGGTTCACGAGCGTGAAGCAATTGCAGAACAAGTTAAAATCTGCAGCAGGACGTGTAGAAACACATCTAATAGAAGGTGTGAGCCACTTTGAAATGGAAGGCCCTGCATATGATGCTCAAATGGTGAATCTTATCCTTAGTTTTATTTCCTCTTTGTAG
- the LOC111793401 gene encoding uncharacterized protein LOC111793401, with the protein MDSTSPEVSASVDSVAEGLKNQSLNSDDRGDGGSSVEHQAKKKLEDLNWDNSFVRELPGDPLTDIIPREVLHACYSNVLPSVEVDSPQLVAWSESVANLLDLDPQEFQRPDFPLLFSGASSLVGVSPYAQCYGGHQFGMWAGQLGDGRAITLGEILNSRSERWELQLKGAGKTPYSRSADGLAVLRSSVREFLCSEAMHSLGIPTTRALCLLTTGTLVTRDMFYDGNPKEEPGAIICRVAQSFLRFGSYQIHTSRGKDDYKIVRALADYAIRHHFPHIENMSSSQSLSFSTDDKDSSVIDLTLNKYAAWTVEVAERTASLIARWQGVGFTHGVLNTDNMSILGLTIDYGPFGFLDAFDPSFTPNTTDLPGRRYCFANQPDIGLWNIAQFASTLSAAGLINDKEANYAMERYGDKFMDDYQSIMTKKLGLPKYNKQLIGKLLNNMAVDKVDYTNFFRLLSNVKADPSIPEKELLVPLKAVLLDIGKERKEAWVSWVKTYIEELAGSGISDEERKASMDAVNPKYILRNYLCQSAIDAAEQGDFGEVRRLLKIMERPYDEQPGMEKYARLPPAWAYRPGVRMLSCSS; encoded by the exons ATGGACTCTACTTCACCGGAGGTTTCGGCGTCGGTCGACTCCGTGGCGGAGGGTTTGAAGAATCAGAGCTTGAACAGCGACGATCGTGGCGATGGAGGAAGTAGCGTCGAGCATCAGGCTAAAAAGAAGCTCGAAGATCTGAACTGGGATAATTCATTTGTCAGAGAACTGCCTGGCGATCCCCTTACCGATATCATTCCTCGAGAG GTATTACATGCATGCTACTCAAATGTGTTGCCATCCGTGGAAGTAGATAGTCCTCAGCTTGTTGCTTGGTCAGAATCCGTTGCCAATTTGCTAGATTTGGATCCTCAAGA ATTTCAAAGGCCAGATTTCCCCCTCTTGTTCTCTGGCGCATCTTCATTAGTTGGAGT GTCGCCTTACGCTCAATGTTATGGAGGCCATCAGTTTGGCATGTGGGCTGGACAGTTGGGTGATGGTCGAGCAATAACCCTTGGAGAGATACTTAATTCCCGTTCTGAAAGGTGGGAGTTGCAGCTAAAAGGTGCTGGGAAGACTCCATACAGTCGGTCTGCAGATGGATTGGCTGTGCTACGAAGTAGCGTCAGAGAGTTCCTTTGTAGTGAAGCAATGCACAGTCTTGGAATACCAACAACTCGTGCACTTTGTCTTCTGACCACAGGAACATTGGTTACCCGAGATATGTTCTATGA TGGGAATCCAAAAGAAGAGCCTGGTGCAATTATATGCAGGGTGGCTCAATCCTTTTTGCGTTTTGGATCATACCAAATTCATACCTCTAGAGGGAAAGATGATTATAAAATTGTTCGGGCTTTAGCAGACTATGCGATCCGCCACCATTTTCCTCACATAGAGAATATGAGCAGCAGTCAGAGTTTATCTTTCAGCACAGACGACAAAGATAGTTCAGTTATCGATCTCACTTTAAACAAATATGCAG CTTGGACCGTAGAAGTCGCTGAGCGAACAGCTTCCTTAATAGCAAGATGGCAGGGGGTTGGGTTCACTCACGGCGTACTCAACACTGACAATATGAGTATCTTGGGTCTTACCATTGATTATGGTCCATTTGGATTTTTGGATGCTTTTGATCCTAGTTTTACGCCTAATACAACTGATCTTCCGGGCAGAAGATATTGTTTTGCAAATCAGCCAGATATAGGCTTATGGAATATAGCCCAGTTTGCCTCGACTCTCTCAGCCGCTGGATtaataaatgataaagaaGCCAACTATGCCATGGAAAG ATACGGAGACAAATTTATGGATGACTATCAATCAATAATGACCAAGAAACTTGGTTTGCCAAAGTACAATAAGCAGTTAATCGGCAAGCTTCTCAACAACATGGCTGTTGACAAGGTTGATTACACAAATTTCTTTAGATTACTTTCCAATGTCAAAGCTGATCCTAGCATCCCAGAGAAGGAGCTGCTGGTCCCTCTGAAGGCAGTTCTATTAGATATTGGCAAGGAACGTAAGGAAGCTTGGGTTAGCTGGGTCAAGACCTACATAGAGGAG CTTGCTGGAAGTGGCATCTCAGATGAGGAAAGGAAGGCCTCTATGGATGCAGTAAATCCTAAATATATCCTGAGGAACTACCTATGCCAGAGTGCCATAGATGCGGCTGAACAGGGTGATTTTGGAGAGGTTCGTCGGCTGCTGAAGATAATGGAACGGCCATATGATGAGCAGCCAGGAATGGAGAAATATGCACGGCTACCCCCAGCCTGGGCATATCGGCCAGGTGTTCGTAtgctttcttgttcttcatga